A part of Candidatus Binatia bacterium genomic DNA contains:
- a CDS encoding SDR family oxidoreductase, whose protein sequence is MERLLITGIAGGQGRLVAKRLAGEYEISGVDSARWEGHSRNVTFHQADLRSKKVEDIFRRERPSAVVHLGFVRHRFDPELRHDVNVVGTKRLLEYCATYGVKKVVVLSSSYVYGALPENAFYMDEDTALNVSRHYPEIRDLAEVDTLATTFLWRYPEIATAILRPVSTLGYYVHSTIGAYLKLRYVPTVFGFNPMMQFIHEEDLAEAIAVTLETGVRGVFNVTGPGAVPLKCAIRETGGTPVPLLEPVARAAVSRLFRYGLYPLPADAIDFAKYPCTIDGRRFRKATGFKPLFSLEETLRSVRR, encoded by the coding sequence ATGGAGCGCCTGCTCATCACCGGCATCGCGGGTGGCCAGGGACGGTTGGTCGCCAAACGTCTCGCCGGCGAGTACGAGATCAGCGGCGTCGACAGCGCGCGCTGGGAGGGTCACTCGCGCAACGTGACCTTCCACCAGGCCGACCTGCGCAGCAAGAAGGTCGAGGACATCTTCCGCCGCGAGCGTCCGAGCGCGGTCGTCCATTTGGGCTTCGTGCGCCACCGCTTCGACCCGGAGCTCCGGCACGACGTCAACGTCGTCGGCACCAAGCGTCTGCTCGAGTACTGCGCGACCTACGGCGTCAAGAAGGTCGTCGTGCTGTCGAGCTCGTACGTCTACGGCGCGCTGCCCGAGAACGCGTTCTACATGGACGAGGACACCGCGCTGAACGTCAGCCGGCACTATCCCGAGATCCGCGACCTCGCCGAGGTCGACACGCTCGCCACCACGTTCCTCTGGCGCTACCCGGAGATCGCGACCGCCATCCTGCGTCCGGTGAGCACGCTCGGCTACTACGTGCACAGCACGATCGGCGCGTATCTCAAGCTGCGCTACGTCCCGACCGTGTTCGGCTTCAACCCGATGATGCAGTTCATCCACGAAGAGGACCTCGCGGAGGCGATCGCGGTCACGCTCGAGACCGGCGTCCGCGGCGTCTTCAACGTGACCGGTCCGGGCGCCGTGCCGCTCAAGTGCGCGATCCGTGAGACCGGCGGCACGCCGGTGCCGCTGCTCGAGCCCGTCGCGCGTGCGGCGGTGTCGCGTCTCTTCCGCTACGGTCTCTACCCGTTGCCGGCCGACGCGATCGACTTCGCGAAGTACCCGTGCACCATCGACGGCCGGCGCTTCCGCAAGGCGACCGGCTTCAAGCCGTTGTTCAGCCTGGAGGAGACGCTGCGCAGCGTCCGGCGGTGA
- a CDS encoding TVP38/TMEM64 family protein → MQPHEVAPTEGAQRTRRSPVVAIALVVAVVAGLALLFATLPIAEWLARFQGWVRGLGPSGYVLYALVYAACVVLFVPASILTLGAGAIYGVAVGVGVVLVGASLGATLAFLLARTLLRDRVEQMTRDNARFRALDRAIAKEGAKIVFLVRLAPIFPFTYINYAFGLTGVRTPAYVLASVVGMIPGTFAYVYLGATAATAAGAVGGGADMTRTVVQVVGAVAALVVVVLVARVATRAIRTAGVPAEPSS, encoded by the coding sequence ATGCAGCCCCACGAGGTCGCCCCGACGGAGGGCGCGCAGCGCACGCGACGGTCGCCGGTGGTGGCGATCGCCCTCGTGGTCGCGGTGGTCGCGGGGCTCGCGCTGCTGTTCGCGACCCTGCCGATCGCCGAGTGGCTCGCGCGCTTCCAGGGCTGGGTGCGCGGCCTCGGGCCGTCGGGCTACGTGCTGTACGCGCTGGTCTATGCGGCCTGCGTCGTGCTCTTCGTCCCGGCGTCGATCCTGACCCTCGGGGCGGGCGCGATCTACGGCGTCGCGGTCGGCGTCGGCGTCGTGCTGGTCGGCGCGTCGCTCGGCGCGACGCTCGCCTTCCTGCTCGCGCGCACGCTGCTGCGCGACCGCGTCGAGCAGATGACCCGGGACAACGCGCGCTTCCGCGCGCTCGACCGGGCGATCGCGAAGGAGGGGGCGAAGATCGTCTTCCTCGTCCGTCTCGCGCCGATCTTCCCGTTCACCTACATCAACTACGCCTTTGGCTTGACGGGCGTGCGGACCCCGGCCTACGTGCTCGCGTCGGTGGTCGGGATGATCCCCGGCACCTTCGCGTACGTCTACCTGGGCGCGACCGCCGCGACGGCGGCGGGGGCCGTCGGCGGCGGTGCCGACATGACGCGGACGGTGGTGCAGGTGGTCGGCGCGGTGGCGGCCCTGGTGGTCGTCGTTCTCGTCGCGCGAGTCGCGACGCGCGCCATCAGGACCGCCGGCGTACCGGCCGAACCGTCGTCGTGA
- a CDS encoding ferritin-like domain-containing protein, with amino-acid sequence MAIDPAYRTVSREDFPAMLDVGRYAQRSPHFEEIIARTEEHFWNPEDPDYIDLRTPGFRDEPILPFDFIIESHTAVWDKLDEGQKIRFANESARWMVSNLLHGEQGALNLSASLCDIFLDPGAQEYAANQVREEARHVHAFTMYTQSRFDGQIFPVGDTIGKLLRELVSTPVVYKKIVGMQMLIEGVAMGAFSTLHVKALDPTLRRLCQLVMTDEAFHHKFGKIWARITMPELPPEEHDAVEDWALECFNTLLFNLVNAEQKRLMYPQFGLDWQWVRSAVMEAFGDEERREAMKESTNVFRTLAKTLLKAGIITERTRASYAMWVDLDELAAEGDRMVGDDIAEEGIESLRAINATKRKIVRRISA; translated from the coding sequence ATGGCGATCGATCCCGCGTATCGGACGGTGTCCCGTGAGGACTTCCCCGCGATGCTCGACGTCGGGCGCTACGCCCAGCGCTCGCCTCACTTCGAGGAGATCATCGCGCGGACCGAGGAGCACTTCTGGAATCCGGAGGATCCGGACTACATCGACCTGCGCACGCCTGGGTTCCGCGACGAGCCGATCCTGCCGTTCGACTTCATCATCGAGTCGCACACCGCGGTGTGGGACAAGCTCGACGAGGGGCAGAAGATCCGCTTCGCGAACGAGTCCGCGCGCTGGATGGTGTCGAACCTGCTGCACGGCGAGCAGGGCGCGCTCAACCTGTCGGCGAGCCTGTGCGACATCTTCCTCGATCCGGGCGCGCAGGAGTACGCGGCGAACCAGGTGCGCGAAGAGGCGCGCCACGTGCACGCGTTCACGATGTACACGCAGTCGCGCTTCGACGGGCAGATCTTCCCGGTCGGCGACACGATCGGGAAGCTGCTGCGCGAGCTGGTCTCGACGCCGGTGGTCTACAAGAAGATCGTCGGCATGCAGATGCTGATCGAGGGCGTCGCGATGGGCGCCTTCAGCACGCTGCACGTCAAGGCGCTCGACCCGACGCTGCGCCGCCTCTGCCAGCTCGTCATGACCGACGAGGCGTTCCACCACAAGTTCGGCAAGATCTGGGCGCGCATCACGATGCCCGAGCTGCCGCCCGAGGAGCACGACGCCGTCGAGGACTGGGCGCTCGAGTGCTTCAACACGCTGCTCTTCAACCTGGTGAACGCCGAGCAGAAGCGGCTCATGTATCCGCAGTTCGGGCTCGACTGGCAGTGGGTCCGCAGCGCGGTGATGGAGGCCTTCGGCGACGAGGAGCGCCGCGAGGCGATGAAGGAGTCGACCAACGTCTTCCGCACGCTGGCGAAGACGCTGCTCAAGGCCGGCATCATCACCGAGCGCACGCGCGCGAGCTACGCGATGTGGGTCGACCTCGACGAGCTCGCGGCCGAGGGTGACCGCATGGTCGGCGACGACATCGCCGAGGAAGGCATCGAGAGCCTGCGGGCGATCAACGCCACCAAGCGCAAGATCGTCCGGCGCATCTCCGCGTGA
- a CDS encoding patatin-like phospholipase family protein yields the protein MARRKRVFILGGGAALGAHQVGALKYLEEQGIKPDVIVASSIGVINASVYATGGVPALEEAWSTFRSLPLIVTPSLRHNPVFGHSLFSADRLQRAIEEHVDFPKIFDSHLGLEFILLNLSRGLGEMHGKDDCADWRELRTVMRAGYAIPFLFPPVRFRGEWYADGGFAWNVPLDYALSLKPSEIYVLAPIASELPYKARFHSFYDFAWRVADVLWRTIGNMGYIYAPIVDGKVNGVPVTVIEPGEQWSGFGPLAVFQAYPRKNRNLMEAGYRDAKRTIALRRRAEERARSRTGRKTEPATTEAEVPPNALPEPPIAVPTSAKIVSIGRRHR from the coding sequence ATGGCGAGACGCAAGCGAGTTTTCATCCTCGGCGGCGGAGCCGCGCTCGGCGCGCATCAGGTCGGCGCGCTCAAGTACCTCGAGGAGCAGGGCATCAAGCCCGACGTGATCGTCGCGAGCTCGATCGGCGTGATCAACGCGTCGGTCTACGCGACCGGCGGCGTGCCGGCGCTCGAGGAGGCGTGGAGCACCTTCCGCTCCCTGCCGCTGATCGTGACGCCGAGCCTGCGCCACAACCCGGTCTTCGGCCACTCGCTGTTCTCCGCCGACCGCCTGCAGCGCGCGATCGAGGAGCACGTCGACTTCCCGAAGATCTTCGACTCGCACCTGGGCCTCGAGTTCATCTTGCTGAACCTGTCGCGCGGGCTCGGCGAGATGCACGGCAAGGACGACTGCGCGGACTGGCGCGAGCTGCGCACGGTGATGCGCGCGGGCTACGCGATCCCGTTCCTGTTCCCGCCGGTGCGCTTCCGCGGCGAGTGGTACGCGGACGGCGGCTTCGCGTGGAACGTGCCGCTCGACTACGCGCTGTCGCTCAAGCCGAGCGAGATCTACGTGCTCGCGCCGATCGCGAGCGAGCTGCCGTACAAGGCGCGCTTCCACTCGTTCTACGACTTCGCGTGGCGCGTCGCCGACGTGCTTTGGCGCACGATCGGCAACATGGGCTACATCTACGCGCCGATCGTCGACGGCAAGGTGAACGGCGTGCCGGTCACCGTGATCGAGCCGGGCGAGCAGTGGAGCGGCTTCGGCCCGCTCGCCGTCTTCCAGGCCTACCCGCGCAAGAACCGCAACCTGATGGAGGCCGGCTACCGCGACGCGAAGCGCACGATCGCGCTGCGACGTCGCGCCGAGGAGCGCGCGCGCTCGCGCACCGGGCGCAAGACCGAGCCCGCCACGACCGAGGCCGAGGTGCCGCCGAACGCGCTCCCCGAGCCCCCCATCGCCGTGCCGACGTCGGCGAAGATCGTCTCGATTGGGCGGCGCCACCGGTAG
- a CDS encoding lysophospholipid acyltransferase family protein, which yields MAKPGSESRKNQRNGATTVPRRRPRTVPIARRRPEPVPVPEPVPAIGRLDEPERETSLLDVLGDALSGLAAGTFDGLAPRVLRELEEEVREKIARAPMDLNSYGYDPWGFNTDVARRALFVSALFYRYYFRVQTYGIENLPEGRVLVIGNHAGQIAIDGAMIGTAAVLEGEPPRILRAMGEYWLPTLPLFNVLMVRVGSVVGTPKNAIDLLEHGEAVMAFPEGVRGMNKSFSERYKLKEFGYGFMRLALQTNTPIVPVAVVGSEEQAPSFGNFKPLARLLGMPAFPLVITPFPFPVRYHIYFGEPMEFRGNPNDEDQVIGAKVEQVKARIRSMIEAGLRRRRSIFF from the coding sequence GTGGCAAAGCCCGGGAGCGAGTCGAGAAAGAACCAGCGCAACGGCGCGACGACGGTGCCGCGCAGGCGTCCGCGCACCGTGCCGATCGCACGCCGGCGTCCGGAGCCCGTGCCGGTCCCCGAGCCCGTGCCCGCGATCGGACGGCTCGACGAGCCCGAGCGCGAGACGTCGCTGCTCGACGTCCTCGGCGACGCGCTCTCGGGGCTCGCCGCCGGCACGTTCGACGGCCTCGCGCCGCGCGTCCTGCGCGAGCTCGAAGAGGAGGTGCGCGAGAAGATCGCGCGCGCCCCGATGGACTTGAACTCCTACGGCTACGATCCGTGGGGCTTCAACACGGACGTCGCGCGGCGCGCGCTGTTCGTGAGCGCGCTGTTCTACCGCTACTACTTCCGCGTCCAGACGTACGGCATCGAGAACCTGCCGGAAGGTCGCGTGCTGGTGATCGGCAACCACGCCGGACAGATCGCGATCGACGGTGCGATGATCGGCACCGCCGCGGTGCTCGAAGGCGAGCCGCCGCGCATCCTGCGCGCGATGGGCGAGTACTGGCTGCCGACGCTGCCGCTGTTCAACGTCCTGATGGTGCGCGTCGGCAGCGTCGTCGGGACGCCGAAGAACGCGATCGACCTGCTCGAGCACGGCGAGGCGGTGATGGCCTTCCCGGAAGGCGTGCGCGGCATGAACAAGAGCTTCAGCGAGCGCTACAAGCTCAAGGAGTTCGGCTACGGGTTCATGCGGCTCGCGCTGCAGACCAACACGCCGATCGTGCCGGTCGCGGTGGTGGGCTCGGAGGAGCAGGCGCCGTCGTTCGGCAACTTCAAGCCGCTCGCGCGGCTGCTCGGCATGCCGGCGTTCCCGCTGGTGATCACGCCGTTCCCGTTCCCGGTGCGCTACCACATCTACTTCGGCGAGCCGATGGAGTTCCGCGGCAACCCGAACGACGAGGACCAGGTGATCGGCGCCAAGGTCGAGCAGGTGAAGGCGCGCATCCGCTCGATGATCGAGGCCGGGCTCCGCAGGCGGAGGAGCATCTTCTTCTGA
- a CDS encoding chromosome partitioning protein ParB, with protein sequence MAHDGWTTYPEGSKPPQNVLDLAAQVESDGGHVLAIYQEPVGKHWQIFCILPLDKVEATPYQRDLSPTHAKRLQEVVKKLDRFVDPVLVTSPRPGVYWTPNGNHRRMALVKLKRTTIPAVLVPDAEVSFQILALNTEKAHNLKEKSLEVIRMYRVLAEEAPQAGEEDFAFQFESPHLITLGLLYEENKRFAGGAFAPILKRVDKFLPGNFAKTLPQRQERAELVREADEALGAAVAKLKKRGINHPYVKNFLLARTTPLTRARKTLPSFQQTFTKLKENIESFDLSKVRYEDVQRAAVAVPAPAE encoded by the coding sequence ATGGCGCACGACGGCTGGACGACCTACCCGGAGGGCAGCAAGCCGCCGCAGAACGTCCTCGACCTCGCCGCCCAGGTCGAGAGCGACGGCGGGCACGTGCTCGCGATCTACCAGGAGCCGGTCGGCAAGCACTGGCAGATCTTCTGCATCCTGCCGCTCGACAAGGTCGAGGCGACGCCCTACCAGCGCGATCTGAGCCCGACGCACGCGAAGCGCCTGCAGGAGGTCGTCAAGAAGCTCGACCGCTTCGTCGATCCGGTGCTGGTCACGAGCCCGCGTCCCGGCGTCTACTGGACGCCGAACGGCAACCATCGACGCATGGCGCTCGTCAAGCTCAAGCGCACGACCATCCCCGCGGTGCTGGTGCCCGACGCGGAGGTCTCCTTCCAGATCCTCGCGCTCAACACCGAGAAGGCGCACAACCTGAAGGAGAAGTCGCTCGAGGTGATCCGCATGTACCGCGTCCTCGCCGAGGAAGCGCCGCAGGCCGGCGAGGAGGACTTCGCCTTCCAGTTCGAGTCGCCGCACCTGATCACGCTCGGCCTGCTCTACGAGGAGAACAAGCGCTTCGCGGGCGGCGCGTTCGCGCCGATCCTGAAGCGGGTCGACAAGTTCCTCCCCGGCAACTTCGCCAAGACGCTGCCGCAGCGGCAGGAGCGCGCCGAGCTCGTCCGCGAGGCCGACGAGGCGCTCGGCGCCGCGGTCGCGAAGCTCAAGAAGCGCGGCATCAACCACCCCTACGTCAAGAACTTCCTCCTCGCCCGCACCACGCCGCTGACGCGCGCCCGCAAGACGCTGCCGTCGTTCCAGCAGACGTTCACGAAACTTAAAGAAAACATCGAGTCGTTCGATCTTTCGAAGGTGCGCTACGAGGACGTGCAGCGGGCCGCGGTCGCGGTGCCGGCGCCGGCGGAGTAG
- a CDS encoding glutathione S-transferase family protein, with the protein MLKLHHHPLSTFSRRVRIALIEKRIPHELVEVDMAARKHREPEYLALNPYGRVPTLEEDGFVLYESTAILEYLEMTRPDPPLVPADPRGRALVAMHMKLCDIQLARQTGIIIFPKRFLPKERWDEKAMEQAKKEIEKHLEILERQLDKKEYLVGDRYSLVEVCYTPFVEFFPLMEITPPPAVAAWTERMLARESAQQTKPAM; encoded by the coding sequence ATGCTCAAGCTGCACCATCACCCGCTCTCGACCTTCTCGCGACGCGTCCGCATCGCGCTGATCGAGAAGCGCATCCCGCACGAGCTCGTCGAGGTCGACATGGCGGCGCGCAAGCACCGCGAGCCCGAGTACCTGGCGCTCAATCCGTACGGTCGCGTGCCGACGCTCGAGGAGGACGGCTTCGTGCTCTACGAGTCGACGGCGATCCTCGAGTACCTCGAGATGACGCGTCCCGATCCGCCGCTCGTGCCCGCCGACCCGCGCGGCCGCGCGCTGGTCGCGATGCACATGAAGCTGTGCGACATCCAGCTCGCGCGTCAGACCGGCATCATCATCTTCCCGAAGCGCTTCCTGCCCAAGGAGCGCTGGGACGAGAAGGCGATGGAGCAGGCGAAGAAGGAGATCGAGAAGCACCTCGAGATCCTCGAGCGCCAGCTCGACAAGAAGGAGTACCTGGTCGGCGACCGCTACAGCCTGGTCGAGGTCTGCTACACGCCGTTCGTCGAGTTCTTCCCGCTGATGGAGATCACGCCGCCGCCGGCGGTCGCGGCGTGGACGGAGCGCATGCTCGCGCGCGAGAGCGCGCAGCAGACCAAGCCGGCCATGTGA
- a CDS encoding thioredoxin domain-containing protein, giving the protein MLRSFPRTRSLLLVCTLALVAGCSGDSSDEIEALRRELAELRSAQEALVQRLADLEKRQATQPPAARQAPRRKLATAPAQDAAKAAPQGAAQAAAQDTKQDDAADIPIGASPTLGNENAPVTVVEFADFQCPYCKSVAAFPKELVAAFPDQVRFVFKHYPLGFHADAWGAATAAWAAHQQGKFWEMYELIYAGDTTTIPEETLRSYAEQLGLDMERFDRDRAAPQASRSVAWDKKIARKNKVGGTPTYFVNGRRVIGPDTAKLRALVEEELAKQRQPAAG; this is encoded by the coding sequence GTGCTTCGCTCGTTCCCACGCACACGCTCCCTGCTCCTGGTCTGCACGCTCGCGCTGGTCGCCGGCTGCTCCGGCGATTCCAGCGACGAGATCGAGGCGCTTCGCCGCGAGCTCGCCGAGCTGCGCAGCGCTCAGGAAGCGCTCGTCCAGCGCCTCGCCGACCTCGAGAAGCGTCAGGCGACGCAGCCGCCCGCCGCGCGGCAAGCGCCGCGTCGCAAGCTCGCGACCGCGCCGGCGCAAGACGCCGCGAAAGCCGCTCCGCAGGGCGCTGCGCAAGCCGCCGCGCAGGACACGAAGCAGGACGACGCGGCCGACATCCCGATCGGAGCGTCGCCGACGCTCGGCAACGAGAACGCGCCCGTCACCGTGGTCGAGTTCGCCGACTTCCAGTGCCCGTACTGCAAGTCCGTCGCCGCCTTTCCGAAGGAGCTCGTCGCCGCGTTCCCCGACCAGGTGCGCTTCGTCTTCAAGCACTACCCGCTCGGCTTCCACGCCGACGCGTGGGGCGCTGCGACCGCTGCCTGGGCAGCGCACCAGCAGGGCAAGTTCTGGGAGATGTACGAGCTGATCTACGCCGGCGACACGACGACCATTCCGGAGGAGACCCTGCGCAGCTATGCGGAGCAGCTCGGGCTCGACATGGAGCGCTTCGATCGCGATCGCGCCGCGCCGCAGGCGAGCCGGTCCGTCGCCTGGGACAAGAAGATCGCGCGCAAGAACAAAGTCGGCGGCACGCCGACCTATTTCGTGAACGGACGGCGGGTCATCGGACCGGACACCGCGAAGCTGCGCGCGCTCGTCGAGGAGGAGCTCGCGAAGCAGCGGCAGCCGGCGGCGGGGTGA
- a CDS encoding glycosyltransferase family 39 protein yields the protein MGGATGSETVPRLILAAIVVLALWSHLWGIRGDLPWAYASDEGRFAVIAIRMATQGDPNPHWFGHPGSTLLYPLALLFHVGNALEAGLPLLQVDPGLAARVGGNPGKYFLLGRLISVFYAVASLPLLYAVASRTFDATTAVVATWLALLSPLALELAQMMRTDSAGVFFGLLALWLVLRVLDRPDRVAHALAGLAIGAAIGTRYFLATLVPVLLCADVVLLARLRGRREEQRRLLGATVVGLVCVGVGFALTTPYFVLHFDAVWANLGHEMREEHLGADGLGFAGNLVWYLTDALPASMPAVWLVAAAAGAALAAWRRNVAAVLVLLSIVTFLVAISTASLHWQRWLVQIVPLLAAFAASALVALARALAALLPSARRLEVALVVLLTVVVSAQPALAYFRFSAQQAIPSTRIVAREWIEANLPPGSTIAADLYTAPLHDTQLHADYHFSLAADGDLEDYRKAGYDYVMISDAIYRRYLRERRRYPREVAFYETLLKNGRLVKRFTPHEVGRGPTISLYALRESPVPQDTR from the coding sequence TTGGGCGGCGCCACCGGTAGCGAAACCGTCCCGCGGCTGATCCTCGCCGCGATCGTCGTGCTCGCGCTGTGGAGCCACCTGTGGGGCATCCGCGGCGACCTGCCCTGGGCCTACGCCAGCGACGAGGGGCGCTTCGCCGTGATCGCGATCCGCATGGCGACCCAAGGCGACCCGAACCCACACTGGTTCGGACACCCGGGCTCGACGCTGCTCTACCCGCTCGCGCTGCTCTTCCACGTCGGCAACGCGCTCGAGGCAGGTCTGCCGCTGCTGCAGGTCGACCCCGGGCTCGCCGCGCGCGTCGGCGGCAACCCGGGCAAGTACTTCCTGCTCGGACGGCTGATCTCGGTGTTCTACGCGGTCGCGTCGCTGCCGCTGCTCTACGCGGTCGCGAGCCGGACGTTCGACGCGACGACCGCGGTGGTCGCGACCTGGCTCGCGCTGCTCTCGCCGCTCGCGCTCGAGCTCGCGCAGATGATGCGCACCGACTCCGCGGGCGTGTTCTTCGGTCTGCTCGCCCTGTGGCTCGTGCTGCGCGTGCTCGACCGTCCGGATCGCGTCGCGCACGCGCTCGCCGGGCTCGCGATCGGCGCCGCGATCGGCACGCGCTACTTCCTCGCGACCCTGGTTCCGGTGCTGCTGTGCGCCGACGTCGTGCTGCTCGCACGCCTGCGCGGACGGCGCGAGGAGCAGCGTCGGCTGCTCGGCGCGACGGTCGTCGGCCTCGTCTGCGTGGGAGTCGGCTTCGCGCTCACCACGCCGTACTTCGTTCTGCACTTCGACGCGGTGTGGGCGAACCTCGGACACGAGATGCGCGAGGAGCACCTCGGCGCGGACGGGCTCGGGTTTGCGGGCAACCTCGTCTGGTACTTGACGGACGCGCTGCCGGCGAGCATGCCCGCCGTCTGGCTCGTCGCGGCGGCGGCAGGCGCCGCGCTCGCCGCGTGGCGGCGCAACGTTGCGGCCGTGCTCGTGCTGCTCTCGATCGTGACGTTCCTCGTCGCGATCTCGACCGCGAGCCTGCACTGGCAGCGCTGGCTCGTGCAGATCGTGCCGCTGCTCGCGGCGTTCGCCGCGAGCGCGCTGGTGGCGCTCGCGCGCGCGCTCGCGGCGCTGCTTCCGAGCGCACGCCGCCTCGAGGTCGCGCTCGTCGTCCTGCTGACGGTCGTCGTCTCGGCGCAGCCTGCGCTGGCCTACTTCCGCTTCAGCGCGCAGCAGGCGATCCCGAGCACGCGGATCGTCGCGCGCGAGTGGATCGAGGCCAACCTGCCGCCCGGCAGCACGATCGCCGCCGACCTCTACACCGCGCCTCTGCACGACACGCAGCTGCACGCGGACTACCACTTCTCGCTCGCCGCCGACGGCGACCTCGAGGACTACCGCAAGGCCGGCTACGACTACGTGATGATCAGCGACGCGATCTACCGCCGCTACCTGCGCGAGCGGCGGCGCTACCCGCGCGAGGTCGCGTTCTACGAGACGCTGCTGAAGAACGGTCGCCTGGTGAAGCGCTTCACGCCGCACGAGGTCGGGCGCGGGCCGACGATCAGCCTGTACGCGCTCCGCGAGAGCCCCGTGCCGCAAGACACGCGCTGA
- a CDS encoding helix-turn-helix domain-containing protein, with translation MTTVKLDLAARRREAAPEGRQARRKRETEERLLDAALRVFLARGYDGATTAEMARAADVAAGTFYVHFRDKRAAYERLAQRAAHELIASWRAALRPGTPMAESAEVALRLAVDFWRADLARAKLLLEGGPSLGSENHVRLIDEIAAVLATTAAAPRRPTRATQRLAHTHALLVLGLGIELGRLIVARPGAVREVEDLIRLLRTQTGDKR, from the coding sequence ATGACGACCGTGAAGCTCGACCTCGCGGCGCGGCGTCGCGAGGCCGCGCCCGAGGGTCGTCAAGCACGTCGCAAGCGCGAGACCGAGGAGCGCCTGCTCGACGCGGCGCTGCGCGTGTTCCTCGCGCGCGGCTACGACGGCGCGACGACGGCCGAGATGGCGCGCGCCGCCGACGTCGCGGCCGGCACCTTCTACGTGCACTTCCGGGACAAGCGCGCCGCCTACGAGCGGCTCGCGCAGCGCGCGGCGCACGAGCTCATCGCCTCGTGGCGCGCGGCGCTGCGTCCCGGCACGCCGATGGCGGAGAGCGCCGAGGTCGCGCTGCGCCTCGCGGTCGACTTCTGGCGCGCCGACCTGGCGCGGGCGAAGCTCCTGCTCGAGGGCGGTCCGTCGCTCGGCAGCGAGAACCACGTCCGCCTGATCGACGAGATCGCGGCGGTGCTGGCGACGACCGCCGCGGCGCCGCGCCGTCCGACCCGCGCGACGCAGCGCCTCGCGCACACGCACGCGCTGCTCGTGCTCGGGCTCGGCATCGAGCTCGGCCGCCTGATCGTCGCGCGTCCGGGCGCGGTGCGCGAGGTCGAGGACCTGATCCGGCTCCTGCGCACGCAGACGGGCGACAAGCGCTGA
- a CDS encoding acetyl-CoA C-acetyltransferase: MGTAYIIDAVRTPRGKGKKDGALANLHPQELLAQALNGLKRTGVDLRDVEDVVCGVVQQTGEQGACIGRMGTLAAGWPTEVSGVSLNRFCGSGLQAVNFAAMGVASGMQDLVVGGGVESMSRVPMGSDRGGLDGNNTHLLEMHPIVPQGISADLIATIEGISREECDRFAWQSQQKCQRAVAEGRFKKSLVPVHDLDGKLLLDRDEYPRPETTLEGLAQLKPSFAPAMDFRPEPGDGLTLGERVYKRYPNAKPLNHVHTAGNSSGIVDGAAAVLLASERYVKAHGLKPRAKIVTTATVGSEPVIMLTAPGPATERALGKAGMKVSDIDLFEINEAFAVVPLKTMRDLNIPEDKVNVNGGAIALGHPLGATGAMLIGTILDELERQDKTTGLVTLCIGGGMGIATIIERV; encoded by the coding sequence ATGGGAACCGCCTACATCATCGATGCCGTCCGCACGCCGCGCGGCAAGGGCAAGAAGGATGGTGCGCTCGCCAACCTGCACCCGCAGGAGCTGCTGGCGCAGGCCCTGAACGGGCTCAAGCGCACCGGCGTCGACCTGCGCGACGTCGAGGACGTCGTCTGCGGCGTCGTGCAGCAGACCGGTGAGCAGGGCGCCTGCATCGGCCGCATGGGGACGCTCGCCGCCGGCTGGCCGACCGAGGTCAGCGGCGTGTCGCTGAACCGCTTCTGCGGCTCGGGTCTGCAGGCGGTGAACTTCGCCGCGATGGGCGTCGCGAGCGGCATGCAGGACCTGGTGGTCGGCGGCGGCGTCGAGTCGATGTCGCGCGTCCCGATGGGCTCGGACCGCGGCGGCCTCGACGGCAACAACACCCACCTCCTCGAGATGCACCCGATCGTCCCGCAAGGCATCTCGGCGGACCTGATCGCGACCATCGAGGGCATCAGCCGCGAGGAGTGCGACCGCTTCGCCTGGCAGAGCCAGCAGAAGTGCCAGCGCGCGGTCGCGGAGGGGCGCTTCAAGAAGAGCCTCGTCCCCGTCCACGACCTCGACGGCAAGCTGCTGCTCGATCGCGACGAGTACCCGCGGCCGGAGACGACGCTCGAGGGTCTCGCGCAGCTCAAGCCGTCCTTCGCCCCGGCGATGGACTTCCGTCCCGAGCCGGGCGACGGCCTGACGCTCGGCGAGCGCGTCTACAAGCGCTACCCGAACGCGAAGCCGCTCAACCACGTGCACACCGCCGGCAACTCGTCGGGCATCGTCGACGGCGCGGCCGCGGTGCTGCTCGCCTCGGAGCGCTACGTCAAGGCGCACGGCCTCAAGCCGCGCGCGAAGATCGTCACCACCGCGACGGTCGGCTCCGAGCCGGTCATCATGCTGACCGCCCCCGGACCCGCGACCGAGCGCGCGCTCGGCAAGGCGGGCATGAAGGTCTCGGACATCGACCTGTTCGAGATCAACGAGGCGTTCGCCGTGGTGCCGCTCAAGACCATGCGGGACCTGAACATCCCCGAGGACAAGGTCAACGTGAACGGCGGCGCGATCGCGCTCGGCCACCCGCTCGGCGCGACCGGCGCCATGCTGATCGGCACGATCCTCGACGAGCTCGAGCGTCAAGATAAGACGACGGGTCTCGTCACGCTGTGCATCGGTGGCGGGATGGGCATCGCCACCATCATCGAGCGCGTCTGA